CGAGTAGGTCTGGGGGAAGTTGCCCCACATTTCACGTGTCAGCGGGTGCGTGTCCTCCGACAGCAGCCCGAGGTGGTTGCGCGCGTCCAGCATGGCCTGGAAGATCTCGCGCGCCTGCTCCTTGCGGCCGATGCGCGCGAGCGCGTCAATGCGCCAGAAGGTGCAGATGTTGAAGGCCGTCTCCGGCTTGCCGAAGTCGTCCGGCGCCTCGTAGCGCCGCATGTAGGGGCCATCGCACAGCGAGTGCTCCAGCGCGTCGACGGTGGCCACGAAGCGCGGGTCGCGCGGGTCGATGAAGCCGACCTCGGCCATCAGCAGTGCGCTGGCATCGAGGTCGTGCCCGCCGAAGCTCTCGGCGAAGGCCTGTCGCCTCTCGGACCAGGATTCGTCGAGGATGCGGTGGCGGATCTCGTGGGCGCGGGCATGCCAGAACTGCGCCCGGTCGCCCAGGCCGAAACGGGTGGCGATCTTGCCAAGCCGGTCGCAGGCGGCCCAGCTCATCAGGGCGGAGGAGGTGTGCACGCGGGCCCGGGTGCGCAGCTCCCACATGCCGGCGTCGGGCTGGTCATAGACGCGGAAGGCCTGCTCGCCCACCGCCTCCAGCTGCTGGAACTCGGCCAGCCCGGCCGGCCGCAGCAGCCGCCGGTCGTGGAAGGCCTGGGCTGCGCCCAGGATGATGTTGCCGTAGACGTCATGCTGGAAGTGCTCGTGCGCCTGGTTGCCGACCCGCACCGGCCCCATGCCCCGGTAGCCGGGCAGGTGCGGCACGAACTGCTCCTGCAGGTCCAGCTCCAGGCCAATGCCGTAGAGCGGCTTGATGTGCCCGCCGGCGGCCTGCGAGACCACATTGCCCAGCCAGCGCAGGTAGTCCTCCATGGTGCCGATCTCGGACAGGCTGTTGAGCGCCCGCACCACGAAGAACGCGTCGCGCAGCCAGCAGTAGCGGTAGTCCCAGTTGCGCTGGCTGCCCGGCGCCTCGGGGATGCTGGTGGTCATGGCGGCGATGATGGCGCCGGTGTCCTCGAACAGCGAGAGCTTGAGGGTGATGGCCGCCCGGATGGTCGCCTCCTGCCATTCCAGCGGAATGTGCAGCCGGCTGCTCCAGACACGCCAGTAGGCGGCCGTGTCCTGCTCGAACGAGCGGGCGACCTCCCGGATGCCTTCCATCAGCGTCTCGTCGGGGCCGAGGATGAAGTCCATCGGCCGGTCGGCGACGAAGTAGGACTCGGCCAGGATGTAGCTTAGCGGTGCGTTGGTGGTCAGCCGGAGTGTCTGGTTGGGTCCGACATAGCGAATGTGGTGGCTGCCGCGGGTCACGGTCGGGACGGTGCTGCCCCAGTCGAAGCGCGGCCGCAGCACCACCCGCAGGCGCGGTGCGCCCGCAATGGGCTTGACCCGACGCACCAGCGACAGCGGCCGGAACATGCGGTTGCGGCTGAAGAAGCGCGGCGCGAAGTCGACCACCTCGATGCCCTGGCCGTGCGTGTCGTACAGCCGGGTGCGCAGGATGGCGGTGTTGGGCTCGTAGTACTGCTCGCTGCGCGCGAACGACTCCAGCTCGAAGCCCCACAGCGCGCCTTGTTCCGACGGATCGATCAGGGCGTTGAAGACCGGGTCGCCGTCGAAGCGCGGCAGGCAGCACCAGACGATGCGGGCATGGCGGTCCACCAGCGCGCTGTAGGCGCAATTGCCGATCACGCCGCAGTCGAGCGAGGAGGGCGAGGGCAGCCCGTGGAAGGGCGGCGCGGCCGCTGTTGGGTTCATTCGGTCGTTCTCCCTGGTTGGTCTTGTTCTGTCGAGTGTCGCTCAGCCGCCGTCCGCACTGCCGGTGGGTTGTGCAGCGAGCTGCGCGGCGCACCGTGCCAGCCAGCTGCGCAGGGCGGCCGGGTCGGCCAGCCGGTGGACGGCGGCGGTTTCACCTTCGCCGATCTTCAGGGTGTCGCCGCCTGCGGCCTGCACCGCGGCGAAGCCGGCCTCGTCCGTCACGTCGTCGCCCGCGAAAAGCGGGCGGCGGCCGAGGAAGGGAGGCTCCCGCAGGAAGGCCGCAATGGCATGGCCCTTGGTGGCCATCTCCGGCTTGGCTTCCAACACCATCTTGCCGTGCAGCAGCGTCAGCCCGCCCGCTTCGCGCACCGCGGCCTCCATCACCTCCACGCAGCGCTCACGCGCCTGCGGCCGCTGACGGTAGTGCAGTGCCAGCGCCCCCGGCTTGTGCTCGACCAGCAGCCCCGGCAGCTCGGCCGCCAGCGCGTCCGCGCGTTGTTGCACCAGGATAAGGCCGTCGGGCGCGGGCAGGCGCTGCAGGTAGCCGTCGGCGCTGCGCCGCTCGACGCCATGCACGCCGGCCGATGCCAGGTGCAGCGGCGCCAGCAAGGCGTCCAGCTGGGCAACGGGGCGGCCGGAGACGATGGCGATCGCCCCTTGCAGGGCCTGGTGCAGCGCGCGCAGCGTGTCGATCAACTCCGGCGGCACCCGCACCGCATCCGGGCGGGGTGCCAGCTCGGCCAGGGTGCCATCGAAGTCGAGGAACAGGGCGCTGCGGGTGTCGAGCGCGGGCAGGGAAAGCGGGGACGAGGGCGAGAACCGGGCGTGCTGCATCGCCCGGACGATAGGGCAAAAATCGCGCCTTCGCCGTCAGACAGGCACCGACGCTGGCCCGGCGGCCGCCCGCCCGACCCGCAGCGCCTGCCCCCAGCGACGCAGCCGGGCCACCAGCGGCGCATGCCCCCAGTACTTGTCGAAGAAGTAGTGGGCCACCGTGTTGAGCAGCGGCTCGATCAGCGTCATCGCGCCACTGATCGCGACGCTGCCGGTGAGCACATAGCCTACCGAGAACGAGATGCCGAGGTGCAGGATGCCGAAGCTGGCAGTCTTGGCCATTGTCTATTCCTTGCTCGATGTGCCTTGGAATAGTGTCTTCCTAAGGAAAGCAAATGGCTAATTGGTTCACTTGATGGTTCACATAGCAGGCGGTCATCCGAGCCCGTGTGCGAGCCGCGTTCCTCCGACATTTGCCAGGACACAAGCGGACCTCCTGCCTCGAATAATCGGGCACCGTCATGTGAAGGGTGTACCGCCGATGAGACGCCTGTTGCTGGTCCTCGCCACGGCCGTCGGGGCCGGAGTTGCCTACCTGTTGCTGTGGCCCGTGCCGATCGACCCGGTGGCGTGGCAGGCGCCGGCTGCGCCGGGCTACCAGGGCGCGCATGCCGTCAACCACCGGCTGGCGCAACTGCGCTCGCTCGACCTGGGAGGCGACGACGGCCCGGAGCATGTGGTGGCGAGGCCGGACGGCTGGATCTACATCGCCGTGCGCAGCGGCCGCATCCTGCGCATGCGGGCCGACGGCTCGGGACGCGAGGTGGCGGTGCACACCGGGGGACGACCGCTGGGCTTCGATTTCGATGCGGCCGGGGCGATGGTCATCGCCGACCCGATGTACGGCCGCCATGGCGCCTTGCTGAAAGCCACCGGCATCGGGCCCACCGCACGGTTGCAGGTGCTGGCCGACGAGGTGGAGGGCGACCCGCTGCGGTATGTCGACGCAGTGGTGGTGGCGCGCAATGGCAAGATCTACTTCACCGATGCCTCGCGCCGCTTCGGGCCCAAGGCCTGGGGTGGCACCTTCGAAGCCAGCGTGCTCGACATCATCGAGCATCAGGCCACCGGCCGGGTGCTGGAGCACGACCCGGCGACCGGCCAGACGCGCGTGTTGATGAGCGGGCTGTGCTTTCCCAATGGGCTGGCCCTGTCGGCTGACGAAAGCCACCTGTTCGTCAACGAAACCGGGGAATACCGCATCTGGAAGCTGGCCGTGCTGGCCCGCCAGCTCGACGCCCGGGCGCTCACCCTCGATGCGGCCCCGCAAGCCCAGGTGTTGCTCGACAACCTGCCGGGTTATCCCGACAACCTGATGCGCGGCCTGGATGGGCGGCTGTGGGTCGGCTTTGCCAAGCCGCGCAGCGAATTCATGGACGAGAGTGCCGACCAGCCGTGGCTGCGCCGCCTGACCCTGCGCCTGCCGCGCGCCTGGTGGCCGGTGCCGGCGGCGTACGGGCATGTGATGGCCTTCGATGAAACCGGCCGGGTGCGGGCCGACCTGCAGGACCCGAGCGGCGCCTATCCCGAAACGACCGCCATCACCGAGACGGCGGACCGGCTCTATGTCCAGAGCCTGCATGCCAAGACGCTCGGCTGGCTGGACAAGGCAGCCGCCGGCCTGTGAACCAGCCACCCCGCGGCGATGCCGGGACGGGGGCGCCGGGCAGGGCAGGCCGGCCCCGCGGGGCGGCGGGCACGCCCCGTGCCGCCGTGGCCGCATGAGCCACCCGCTGAAAAACCTGCTGCTGGGCCCGTGGTGGGCGCTGGCCTTGCTGACGCCGGCGAAGTCGTTCCGGGACAATCCGCTGATCGGCTCGCGCCGCCTGAACGACTGGGGCCTGCATGCCTGGCGGCTGCGCACCGCCCACGCACTGGCGGCTCAGCGGCGCGAACGGCTGGCCTCCCTGGTGTCGCCGCAGGACCGCGCCGCCTTCGAGCGAGACGGCTTCGTGCTGCGCACCGAGGCCTTGCCGCCCGCTGTCTTCGAGCGGCTGCGCGAGCGGGTGCTGGCCCACCGTGCCCCGGCGCGCGAGATGGTGCAGGGCGATACCGTGACCCGGCGCATCGCGCTCGATGCGGCCTTCCTGCGGGCCCAGCCTGAAGTGCGTGAGTTCCTCGCCGGACCGCTGTGGCACGGCCTGACACGCTATGTCGGCAGTTTCGACCAGGAGCCGGTGGGCTATGTGCAGACCATCCTGTCGCAGGTGCGCAAGGCGGCGCCCGATCCGCAGACCCGGCTGCATGCCGACACCTTCCATCCCACCGTCAAGGCCTGGCTGTTCCTGACCGATGTGGAGGCCGATGCGGGCGCCTTCTGCTATGTGCCCGGCTCGCACCGGCTGAGCCCGGAGCGCCTGGCCTGGGAGCGCGAGCTGAGCCTGGAGGCCGCCCGGCATGCCGACCGCTACACCGCCCGCGGCTCGTTCCGGGTGGCACGTGAGTCATTGCCGGCGCTCGGGCTGCCGCCGCCGCGGGCCTTCGACGTGCCGGCCAACACCCTGGTGGTGGCCGACACCTTCGGCTTCCACGCGCGCGGCCCGGCGGTGCGGCCCTCGGTGCGCATCGAGCTGTGGGGCTATGGCCGGCGCAATCCCTTCCTGCCGTGGGTGGGGGCCGATCCGTTGTCCTGGCCCGGTATTGCGCAGGCACGCGCGCCCGCCTACTGGCGCGCGATGGACTGGCGGGAGGCCTGCGGCGGCAAGCGCAGCCCCTGGCGCGATGCCGGGCTGCTGACGCCCAACGCACCGCCGCGGTCCCTGGAGTAGCCCTGGTGCGCCGATGCGGCGGGCCCGCGGGAGGCCCCTTCGCTATTCCCCCAGGGCCACCAGCTGAGGCGCGAGCTGCGGGGCCGACCAGCGCAGCGGCAGCGCCCCTGCCCGCCACCAGCCCGACTCGACGCGAAACCTCAACAGCCGCTGCGCGCCCGGCACCGCTTCGACTTCCGGACCGTCCCAGACGATCTCGGTACTGCCGGTCAGCTGCAGCAGCCCGCCGCGCTCGAAGTCGGGAAACAGCAGCCCGGCATGCGGCCACAGGCGGAGGTTGCCCAAGGTGTTGAAGAGGAAGTTGCCGCGGTAGTCGGGCAGTGTCAGCACGGTGCCGCCGGCATCCTGCGAGAGCGCGACAAAACCCGGCCGGCCGCCCCGGTGGGACACATCCACGCCCGCCGCGCCGGGTGCCGCGGAAGCGATGAACAGGGTGTCGGCCGCCGCCACCAGCGAGGCGGCCAGCGGCGACAGCTGCCGTGCCTCGGCACGCGGCGGGGCGGGCAAGCCGGCAGCCGCCGGCGGGACGAAGGAGGGCAGGCGCGCCTGGATGTACTGCGGGCAGTTGCCGAAGCTCTCTTCCACCTGCACGGTGAAGCCGTCGGCGCCGACCTCACTGATGCGGCCGTTCATGCGGTTGCGGCGCCGGGTTTCGAGCTGGATGCCCAGCAGCCCCAGCGGCTGGCCCACTGCCAGCCGGGTGGCCAGCGGATCGCCAGCGTCCACCCGGGCCTGCACCTGCAGCCGGCGCGCATCCGGGCTGCGCACAAAGCCCGGCTGGCCGCACAGCCAGGACGCCCAGGGGCGCTGCTGTTCGTCGAGGCTGCCCACCACCAGCAGCGGCAGTTGCTCGAACAGCTCGCGGTGCTGGTCGGGCATGAAGTCGCGGATCACCTTGCGGCCGACCTGCTCCATGCGCTCGCGCAGGCCGGCGCGGGCCTGCAGCTCCTGCTCGCCGGGGTGGAACGGCGAGCCCGTGTCGGGCCCGCCTGGCAGGGCGGCCGCGGCCGGTGAGCCGGGCAGGGGCGTGCTCATGGCCGCGGACCTGCCGTGGCGGAAGACGGCTGCTGCGGGGCCGGCACTGCCGAGCGCTGCATGCCCACGAAGCCCGGCAAGGCCTCGATGCGCGCCAGCCAGGCCCGCAGGTGGGCATAGGGCACCAGCGACACGCCGCCTTCGGGCGCATGCGCGGTGTAGGTGTAGAGCGCGATGTCGGCGATGGTGGGCGTGTCGCCGGCCAGCAGCCAGGAGCGGTCGGCGAGCCGGGCGTCGAGCTGGTCGAACAGGCGGGTGGCGATCTCGTGGCTGCGCGGGTCCAGCGGGCGGCCGAAGACGGCCGCCACCCGGGCGGCCGCGGGGCCGAGCGCCAGCGGGCCGGCGGCCACGCTGAGCCAGCGCTGCACCTCGCCAGCGGCGGCCGGCTCCAGCGGCAGCCAGTGGCCGCTGCTGTCGTAGCGGCGCGCCAGGTAGACCAGGATGGCGTTGCTGTCGGCCAGCGTCAGCTCGCCGTCCTCGATCACCGGCACCTGGCCAAAGGGGTTGCGGGCCAGGAAGGCGGGCTGGCGTTGCTCGCCGGCCTTCAGGTCGACGTCGATCCGCTGCACCGGCAGGCCGAGCAGCGACAGGAAGAGCTCCACGCGATGCGCATGGCCGGACAGGGCGTAGCGGTAGAGGCGGATCGGCTGCGCCGGCATGGAGGCTGAAGGGCGGCTCATGGGGGGCCTTTCTGTAGCTGGAAATGGATGAGGACGCCACCTTATTCATTTCGCAGGGAAGACAGAATCGCCGCCGTTGACATTTCACCGTTACCTTGGATGAAATGGCGACATGGATCGTCTGGAGTGCATGCAGGTGTTTGTCGCGGTCGCCGAGGCGGCCGGCTTTGCGGCTGCAGCCCGGCGCCTGCGGCTGTCGGCGCCGGCCGTCACCCGGGCGGTGGTGGCGCTGGAGCAGCAGGTGGGTGCCCGGCTGCTGCACCGCACGACCCGCAGCGTGCGGCTGACGGAGGCCGGCGAGCGCTACCTGCTCGACTGCAAGCGCATCCTGGCGGACATCGAGGAAGCCGAGGCGTCGGCCGGCGGCGCCTATGCCGAGCCACAGGGCCAGCTGTCGGTCACGGCGTCGGTGATGTTCGGCCGCCTGCATGTGGCACCGCTGGTGCTGGACTTCCTCGACGCGCATCCCCGCATGCGGGTGCGGACCTTCTTCGTCGACCGGGTCGTTCACCTGATCGACGAAGGCCTCGACGTGGCGGTGCGCATCGCCCACCTGCCGGACTCTTCGCTGACGGCACTGCCGGTCGGCATGGTGCGCCGGGTGGTGGTGGCGGCGCCCACCTACCTTGCTGCGCGCGGCGTGCCGAAGCAGCCGGCCGACCTGGCCGCGCACGATGCCATTGGCGGCTCGCAGACCGGCGGGCCGGACCAGCCCTGGCAGTTCGGCGGGCCGCCCGGTGACGGGGCGCGCCAGCTGGTGCAGCCGCGGGTGCGGCTGCTCGTGAATGCCGGCGAGGTGAGCATTGACGCCGCGCTGGCCGGGCATGGCGTGACCCGCGCGCTGTCCTACCAGGTGGCGGATGCGGTGCGCGCCGGCCGCCTGCAGATCGTGCTGGCCGAGTTCGAGCCGCCACCCATCCCGGTTCACCTCGTCTATGCCGAAGGCCGCAAGGCGGCGGCGAAGGTGAGGGCCTTCGTGGACTTCGCCGCCGAGCGCTTGCGCCGGACGCTGGCGGCCCAGGCGTGACCGCGCGCCGCGCACGCGCGGCCGCCGGGGCGCGGCGGGCAGGGAGGACAATCGGCGCCCCGGCCGAGGCTTCGGCGCCACTTCAACGCGACCCCGACATGGACACCCACCACAACCTGTTTGCCGCGCTGCGCGCGGGCTGGCCGGCCGAGCTGGACGGCATCGCGATCGAGACCGACAACGGCCTGCATTACCGCTGGTCGGACCTGGAGCGCGGCAGCGCGATGATGGCCAACCTGCTGGCCAGCCTCGGCCTGCCGGCCGGCGCACGCATCGCGGTGCAGACCGACAAGTCGGTCGAGGCCCTGATGCTCTACCTCGCCACCCTGCGGGCCGGCCTGGTCTACCTGCCGCTGAACACGGCCTACCGGCTGGCCGAGCTGGAGTACTTCATCGGCAATGCCGAGCCGTCGGTGGTGGTCTGCGCGAGCCGCGACTTTTCCGCCGTCAGCAAGCTGGCCTTCTCGATGGGCACGGCGTATGTCTTCACGCTGGACGACACGCGCAGCGGCTCGCTGCTGGAGCGCGCCTCGCACATGAGCGACCGCCATGAGCCGGTGCCGCGCTCGCCCGAGGACCTGGCCGTCATCCTCTACACCTCGGGCACCACCGGCCGCAGCAAGGGTGCCATGCTGACGCACGGCAACATGCTCAGCAACGCGCTCACGCTGCGCGACTACTGGGACTGGCGGCGCGAGGACGTGTTGATCCATGCCCTGCCCATCTTCCACATCCACGGGCTCTTCGTGGCGGTGCATTCGGCCTTGCTGCAGGGCAGCCGGATGATCTGGCTGTCGAAGTTCGACCCCGCGACGGTGGTGGCGAAGCTGCCGCACGCCAGCGTCTTCATGGGGGTGCCGACCCTTTATGTGCGCCTGCTGGCCGAGCCGGGCCTGACGCGCGAGGCCTGCGCCGGAATGCGGCTGTTCATCAGCGGCTCGGCGCCCTTGCTGGTGGAGACCTTCGAGCGCTTCCGCGAGCGCACCGGCCACACCATCCTGGAGCGCTACGGCATGAGCGAGACGGTGATGCTGACCTCCAACCCCTGCCGCCCCGAAGACGGCCCCCGGGTCGGCGGCACGGTGGGCCGGCCCTTGCCGGGCGTGAGCGTGCGGGTGGTCGATGCCAAGACCGGTCAGCCATGCGGGGTGGGCGAGATCGGCGGGGTGGAGGTGCGTGGGCCGAACGTCTTCGCTGGCTACTGGCGCCTGCCCGAGAAGACCGCCGAGGAGTTCACCGCCGACGGCTGGTTCCGCACCGGCGACGTCGGCCGCTTCGACGAGAACGGCTACCTGAGCATCGTGGGTCGCAGCAAGGACCTGGTCATCAGTGGCGGCTACAACGTCTACCCGGCCGAGGTCGAGGACGTGCTCAACCGGCAGGACGGCGTGGCCGAGTCGGCCGTCATCGGCGTGCCGCATCCCGACTTCGGCGAGGCGGTGGTGGCGGTGGCCGTGGCGCGTCCCGGCGTGCTGCTGCAGGAGGCAGCCCTCATCGCCGCGCTGAAGGACGCGCTTGCAAACTACAAGGTGCCCAAGCGGGTGTTCGTGGTCGCCGAGCTGCCGCGCAACACCATGGGCAAGGTCCAGAAGGCGCTGCTGCGCGAGCAGCATCGCGAGCTGTTCACGAAAGCCGCCTGAGCGTGGCGGCCGGCTGGGCGGCGGCTGGCGCTCGTGCCGCCTTGACGCGGCATGCCGGGCCCGCCGACGGGCCGCGCAGCGGTGTAGCGCGGCGGCCGCCGGGGGCCCGCGCGGGAGGCTGGCCGGCGTGCTGACCGAGGCGCCGGCCCAGGCGCTGATCCAGGCGCGAAGGTCGAGCCTCTCACGCCGGTGCCGGGGGCGCCGGCGCGAGAGGCTCAGGCGGCGGCCCGGCGCCCGGCCTGGCCGCTGCATCGTCGAGATCGTCAGCGCCGGTCGGCAGCGTGAAGCAGAAGCAGGCGCCGCGGCCCACCTCGCCTTCGGCCCACACCCGCCCGCCGTGGCGCGCGACGATGCGCTTGACGATGGACAGTCCCACGCCGCTGCCCGGGAACTCGACCGCCGAGTGCAGGCGCTCGAAGGCCGAGAACAACCGCTGCGCCTGCAGGGCGTCGAAGCCGGCACCGTTGTCCCGCACGTGAAAGACCTGCTCCCGGCCGTCGATGTGCGCGCCGAGCTCGATGCGGGGATGGTCCACCTGGCGGGTGAACTTCACCGCGTTGGACAGCAGGTTGTGCCACACCTGCCGCAGCAGCACCGCGTCGCCCTCGACGGTGGGCAACTCGCCGAACACGATCTGCACGCGCTCGGCATGCGGGCCGGCGTGGCCCGCTTGCTTCAGCACGTCCTCGGCGGCGGCGCGTGCCAGGGCCGCCATGCTGACCGGCTGGCGCTGCAGCGGCTGGTGCTCGACGCGCGACAGCGAGAGCAGCTCGTCGACCAGCACGCCGAGCCGGTCGCATTCACTGGCCATCAGCTCCAGCATCTGGCGGCCGCGGGCATCGAGCCGCGAACCGTGCAGCTCCTGCACCAGACGCGCCGCGGCGCCGATCGAAGCCATGGGCCCCTTCAAGTCGTGTGAAACGCTGCGCGAGAAGCTCTGCAGGTCGGCGTTGGCGCGCTCGAGCGCCTCGGTGCGGTCCTGCACCCGCTGCTCCAGGGTGTCGTTGAGGGCCATCAGCTCGCGTTCGCGGGCCCGCAGCTGCTCCACCAGCTCGCCGAGGGCCTGGGCGAGCTGGGCCACCTCGTCGTGGCTGGCCGGCGGGTGCTCGCCCGGATGGCCGTGGGCGGCCAGCAGCTGGGCCTGTTCGGCCACCCGGCGCAGGGGCGCCGCCAGGCGCCCTGCCAGCCCCCAGCCGGCCAGACCGAAGGCCAGCGCACCGAACAGGCCGAAGCCGATGATCTGCCACTGCAGCCGGTGGGCCGACGCAATGGCGGTGTCCAGCGGCTGGCGCACCAGCACCGTCCAGCCCAGGCCGGGATAGTCGGCGCTGCCCTGCCCGAAATGGGCGGCGCTGAGGTAGCGGCGCCCATCGCTCCAGGTTTCGACGCCATAGGGCTGCTGCAGCAGCCGGTCGATGCGGGCGCGCGGCAGGGTCACTGCGGCGCCGCCTTTCGGGCCCAGCAGCTGCTCGCCCTGGGCGTTCACCACCACCACCTCGACCTGGCGGGCGGCTTCCACCGGCGCCAGCACCTGGCGGCCCAGCTGTTCGGCCCATTGCCAGCTGAGGTGGGCCCCCAGCACGCCGAGCAGCCGCGTGTCTTGCCGCAGCGGGGCGGCCACGTCCACCAGGCGCAGCGGCTCCTGCGAGTCCGAAGGTGGCAGCAGGCTGGCCAGCAGGACTGCGTCGTGCACATCGCCGGCAAAGGCGCCCTTGCGGCCTTGCACGAACCAGGGCCGCTGCGACACGTCGCGCCCCTCCAGCACGCCGCCGGTGGCGGCCCGCACGATGCCGTCGGCGTCGGTCACGCCGATCCAGGCGTAATGGGCATAGGAGGCCTGCAGCTGCTCGAGCAGGGCGCGCCATTGCGCCAGGTCGAGCGGGCCGTCCTGCAGCTGGGCCAGGCTGGCGATGTTGCGGACCTCGCGGTAGCGCTCGGCCATGCCGGCTTCCAGCATGGCGGACAGGTGGCGCGACAGCTCGGCCAGGCT
This genomic stretch from Eleftheria terrae harbors:
- a CDS encoding ATP-binding protein, with the translated sequence MASPRSVPSRRFRLWLAPRAGLSTRTRIGLGFGGLALAVFLAVGLASGDSARRHASANAGLSLAELSRHLSAMLEAGMAERYREVRNIASLAQLQDGPLDLAQWRALLEQLQASYAHYAWIGVTDADGIVRAATGGVLEGRDVSQRPWFVQGRKGAFAGDVHDAVLLASLLPPSDSQEPLRLVDVAAPLRQDTRLLGVLGAHLSWQWAEQLGRQVLAPVEAARQVEVVVVNAQGEQLLGPKGGAAVTLPRARIDRLLQQPYGVETWSDGRRYLSAAHFGQGSADYPGLGWTVLVRQPLDTAIASAHRLQWQIIGFGLFGALAFGLAGWGLAGRLAAPLRRVAEQAQLLAAHGHPGEHPPASHDEVAQLAQALGELVEQLRARERELMALNDTLEQRVQDRTEALERANADLQSFSRSVSHDLKGPMASIGAAARLVQELHGSRLDARGRQMLELMASECDRLGVLVDELLSLSRVEHQPLQRQPVSMAALARAAAEDVLKQAGHAGPHAERVQIVFGELPTVEGDAVLLRQVWHNLLSNAVKFTRQVDHPRIELGAHIDGREQVFHVRDNGAGFDALQAQRLFSAFERLHSAVEFPGSGVGLSIVKRIVARHGGRVWAEGEVGRGACFCFTLPTGADDLDDAAARPGAGPPPEPLAPAPPAPA